Part of the Streptococcus ilei genome is shown below.
CAAAGCAAATTTGTGAAATCCCCTTCCTTCTGTCATAATATCCCTATCCTATTCCTTATCTTTTTTTCCCATAATTGCCATAGTTCCCGTAATTACCATAGGAACCATATTTCTCTAATTGAATATCAAATTTATTAAGGACCACTCCTAGGAAAGGTGTCCCCGTCTGTTCCAGTTGCTCTTTGGCCTTCTGCACAGCCTTGCGACTCACAGCCCCTGCCGCCGTCACAATTAAGCTTCCATCACAGCGTTGAGCAATAATCGCTGCATCAATTACCATCCCAATCGGAGGAGTATCAACAATAATGTAGTCGTAGTGATTGCGAAGCGCCTCAAGGATGACCTCGAAGTTTTTGCTTTGCAAGAGACCTGTCGGGTTTGGAGAAATCTGACCGGACAAGAGAACGTCCAGTTTTGGATAGTCTGTTGTCGCAATCGCTTGGGAAATCTCACTCTTCCCAGAAAGTACTTCTGTCAATCCAGCGACACGTCCTTGGCTCTTGAAGACACCTGTCATGACCGAATTACGGATATCCGCATCGATCAACAAGGTACGATAGCCCGCACGCGCAAAGGCTGTCGCCAAATTCGTAGAAATGGTTGATTTTCCTTCGTTTGGTTGCACAGATGAGATGGCAACGACCTTAATATTGGTCCCACTCAACTGAATATTGGTACTCAAGGCATTAAAATACTCTTCGGCCTGAGTCATCGCTGCTAATTTGCTTTTTACAATTTCTAAGGTTGCCATGAATTCTCCCTCTTACAGTTTCTTCACATTAGGGATCACACCTAATAGTGTGATGCCCATCACTTCTTCAATATCTTCTGGTTTCTTCACACGGTCATCCAATACCTCTGACAAGATCACCAGAATAGAAATCAAGACACCACCAAGGACAAAGCCAATGACAACATTTCGTTTGATATTTGGTGAAGAAGGATTTTGCGGGACAACTGCCTCATCCAATGTTGTCACGTCAGACACCTTGGTTACAGCAATAATTTTTTCTGCCGCTACATCTTTCAAGCCATTCGCGATGCGAGCTGCTTCTTGTGGATCTGGGTCTGATGCAGTGATGGACAAAATCCGAGTATCTGTCGGAACTGCCACTGAGACTTTCTTAGCAAGCTCTGCTGGAGTCATTTCCAACTTCAACTCTTCAATGGCCTGGTTCAAGACATTTTGAGAAAGGATAATCTCGCGATAGTCTTTAACCAAATAGGATCCCGCTTGAAGATCTTGGTTAGTCAAGGCATTGTTTTCTTGGTTCTGACGGCTGACCACGTAGATACGGCTGGTACTTTGATAGATCTTTTTCGCTACAAAAGCGCTGTACCCTAGGGCTCCAATCGCAAACAGCAAGGCCGTAATGATAATTGAGAATTTACGACGCCATAAGGTTTTAAAGAGGGAGACCACATCCAACTCGATCTCTTTGCTCTCTTGGTTTTTCATATTCACTTTCTCCTTTTCAATCCCCGTGATGGAACTTGATTGTTAAAATAATTCGTTATCCAATAATGTTTGTTGATTTTCAACAAAGAGGGCACGTGCCCGGTCACTTCCGTAACGTTTTTCAATCAACTGATAAGCTTTTTCCATGTATGGAGGGCGCTGATCGACATTGTGCATATCGCTTGCAACGAAATGGACCAAGTCCTTGTCCAAGAAATATTGGGCACGATGTTTCATGAACTTGTAGCGATCACCAAACAGTTTAGGCTTGAGGACACTAGAACTATTGATCTGGGTATAGCATCCCATTCGGATCAATTCCCGCACCCGTTTTTCATTCTTTTCCAAACAGTGGTACCGTTCAATATGGGCAACCACCGGAGTCACTCCTAAGCGCAAGACTGCACTTAAGGCTTGGTGAATCTCCTTGTAAGGCGTCGCCATACTAAATTCAATCAAGGCAAAGCTGGTCTCAGCCAGCGTCGGAATGGTCCCAGCTTCTAACTTTTCTAAGATATCTCGCGTATAGTAGATTTCTGCTCCGAAATGCAAA
Proteins encoded:
- a CDS encoding tyrosine-protein kinase — translated: MATLEIVKSKLAAMTQAEEYFNALSTNIQLSGTNIKVVAISSVQPNEGKSTISTNLATAFARAGYRTLLIDADIRNSVMTGVFKSQGRVAGLTEVLSGKSEISQAIATTDYPKLDVLLSGQISPNPTGLLQSKNFEVILEALRNHYDYIIVDTPPIGMVIDAAIIAQRCDGSLIVTAAGAVSRKAVQKAKEQLEQTGTPFLGVVLNKFDIQLEKYGSYGNYGNYGNYGKKR
- a CDS encoding Wzz/FepE/Etk N-terminal domain-containing protein, translated to MKNQESKEIELDVVSLFKTLWRRKFSIIITALLFAIGALGYSAFVAKKIYQSTSRIYVVSRQNQENNALTNQDLQAGSYLVKDYREIILSQNVLNQAIEELKLEMTPAELAKKVSVAVPTDTRILSITASDPDPQEAARIANGLKDVAAEKIIAVTKVSDVTTLDEAVVPQNPSSPNIKRNVVIGFVLGGVLISILVILSEVLDDRVKKPEDIEEVMGITLLGVIPNVKKL
- the cps4B gene encoding capsular polysaccharide biosynthesis protein Cps4B, translated to MIDIHSHIVFDVDDGPKTIEDSKFLIEESYRQGVRTIVSTSHRRKGMFETPEEKIYQNYLAVKEMVETYLPEMTLHFGAEIYYTRDILEKLEAGTIPTLAETSFALIEFSMATPYKEIHQALSAVLRLGVTPVVAHIERYHCLEKNEKRVRELIRMGCYTQINSSSVLKPKLFGDRYKFMKHRAQYFLDKDLVHFVASDMHNVDQRPPYMEKAYQLIEKRYGSDRARALFVENQQTLLDNELF